In Romboutsia lituseburensis, a genomic segment contains:
- a CDS encoding nitronate monooxygenase family protein — protein MYLYILYKEAIIIKPLQIGDLIAKVPIIQGGMGVGISRSSLAAAVARAGGVGVISGVHVGYDEEDFETNTLNANLRALKKHIIKAKENAPKGIIGVNLMVAMNNYEQHVKEAISAGVDLIISGAGLPSRLPSLVKGSKVKIAPIISTSKACKVILKMWDRKEEMTADLIVVEGPNAGGHLGYHKEELKNIDSIDYDKEFVEILKVTKEYEEKYNKKIPVVAAGGIFTGEDVLKYINIGASGVQVGTKFVATHECDASPIFKNTYINSNKEDINLVVSPVGMPGRAIHNKFIEKVSETRPKITKCYNCLIPCNPKDTPYCISEALINAVKGDIDNALLFCGSNAYKIDRLYSVDEVISELTCKL, from the coding sequence ATGTACTTGTATATTTTATATAAGGAGGCGATTATTATAAAGCCGTTACAAATTGGAGACTTAATTGCAAAAGTACCTATAATACAAGGTGGAATGGGTGTCGGAATATCTAGATCATCTTTAGCAGCAGCTGTAGCTCGTGCTGGTGGTGTCGGAGTTATTTCTGGTGTTCATGTAGGATACGATGAAGAAGATTTTGAAACAAATACTTTAAATGCGAATTTAAGAGCTTTAAAAAAGCATATTATAAAAGCTAAAGAAAATGCACCTAAAGGAATAATTGGTGTAAATTTAATGGTTGCCATGAATAATTATGAGCAGCATGTAAAAGAAGCTATTTCAGCTGGAGTTGATCTAATTATTTCAGGAGCTGGTTTACCAAGTAGGTTACCTTCTTTAGTTAAGGGTAGCAAAGTAAAAATAGCACCTATTATATCTACGTCTAAAGCGTGTAAAGTCATTTTAAAAATGTGGGATAGAAAAGAAGAAATGACTGCAGACTTAATAGTTGTAGAAGGTCCTAACGCTGGAGGTCACTTGGGTTATCATAAAGAGGAGTTAAAAAATATAGACTCTATTGATTATGATAAAGAGTTTGTTGAGATATTAAAAGTAACTAAAGAATACGAAGAAAAATATAATAAGAAAATTCCAGTAGTTGCTGCTGGTGGTATTTTTACTGGTGAAGATGTTTTAAAATATATAAATATTGGTGCTAGTGGTGTTCAAGTTGGTACAAAGTTCGTAGCTACGCATGAATGTGACGCATCACCAATATTTAAAAATACTTATATAAACTCTAACAAAGAAGATATAAACTTAGTAGTAAGTCCCGTTGGTATGCCAGGTCGCGCTATACACAATAAATTTATAGAAAAAGTTAGTGAAACTAGACCTAAAATAACTAAATGCTATAATTGTTTAATTCCTTGTAATCCTAAGGATACACCTTATTGCATATCAGAAGCTCTTATAAATGCAGTTAAAGGTGATATTGATAATGCTTTACTATTTTGTGGTTCAAATGCCTATAAGATAGATAGATTGTATTCTGTGGACGAAGTCATAAGTGAATTAACATGTAAATTATAG
- the typA gene encoding translational GTPase TypA encodes MSKNKIINIAVIAHVDAGKSTLVDAFLHQSGTFRDNEVVKDCVMDSNDLEAERGITIYSKNCSINYKDYKINIVDTPGHSDFSSEVERVIKTVDTVILLVDASEGPMPQTRFVLQKSLEAGLRPILFINKIDKQDQRAEEVVDEVFDLFVDLNATDEQCEFPIIYGIAKQGIAKKEMEDESSNLAPLFETVVEHVEAYPDYSEEPLQLQVSALAYDDYVGRLGIGRVYKGTVKNGSQVSICKADGSVARGRIAKLTVYEGLNQVEKDEAYAGDIVVIAGITDISIGETICNPDNPLPMELIHIEEPTLSMNFLVNDSPFCGKSGKFVTTRHLKDRLDKELEVNVGLKVEPMDTTDGYRVSGRGELHLSILLENMRREGYEIGVSKPEVLFIKEDGKLLEPMERVIVNCPEVYSGTVINKLNLRKAMMEAMEIEGDYVKITFIAPTRGLLGYRSEFINDTRGEGSLVRSFERYEEHKGEMPGRTNGVLIAQTPGTTMAYALNALSERAQMFVDPAVEVYEGMIIGMNSRKDDMTVNPCKNKKLTNVRASGTDDAVKLQAARTFTLEEALEFIDDDELVEITPDAIRLRKKYLNEHDRLRYNKSRQGK; translated from the coding sequence ATGTCAAAAAATAAAATAATAAACATCGCAGTTATTGCCCATGTTGATGCTGGTAAATCAACATTAGTTGATGCATTCTTACATCAATCAGGTACATTCAGAGATAACGAAGTAGTAAAAGACTGTGTAATGGATAGTAACGACCTTGAAGCCGAGAGAGGTATAACAATATATTCTAAGAACTGTTCTATAAACTACAAGGACTACAAAATAAATATAGTAGATACTCCAGGACATAGTGACTTCTCTTCTGAGGTTGAACGTGTTATAAAGACTGTTGATACAGTTATATTACTAGTTGATGCTAGTGAAGGTCCAATGCCTCAAACAAGATTCGTTTTACAAAAATCGTTAGAAGCTGGACTTAGACCAATATTATTCATCAATAAGATAGATAAACAAGATCAAAGAGCTGAAGAAGTTGTTGACGAAGTATTCGACTTATTCGTTGACTTAAATGCAACTGATGAGCAATGTGAATTCCCAATAATATACGGTATAGCTAAGCAAGGTATAGCTAAAAAAGAAATGGAAGACGAAAGTTCTAACTTAGCTCCATTATTTGAAACTGTTGTTGAACATGTTGAAGCATACCCTGATTATAGTGAAGAACCTCTTCAATTACAAGTATCTGCACTTGCATACGATGATTATGTAGGTAGACTTGGTATAGGTAGAGTTTACAAAGGTACTGTTAAAAACGGTTCTCAAGTTTCTATATGTAAGGCTGACGGATCAGTAGCTAGAGGAAGAATAGCTAAGCTTACAGTTTATGAAGGATTAAATCAAGTTGAGAAAGATGAAGCTTATGCTGGTGATATAGTTGTTATAGCTGGTATAACAGATATATCTATAGGTGAAACTATATGTAACCCGGACAATCCATTACCAATGGAATTAATACACATAGAAGAACCTACATTATCTATGAACTTCTTAGTTAATGATTCTCCATTCTGTGGAAAAAGCGGTAAATTCGTAACTACTAGACATTTAAAAGATAGATTAGATAAAGAATTAGAAGTTAACGTTGGATTAAAAGTTGAGCCAATGGATACTACTGATGGATACAGAGTATCTGGACGTGGAGAGCTTCACTTATCTATACTTCTTGAAAACATGAGACGTGAAGGATATGAAATAGGTGTTTCTAAGCCAGAAGTTTTATTCATAAAAGAAGACGGAAAATTATTAGAACCAATGGAAAGAGTTATAGTTAACTGTCCAGAAGTTTACTCAGGAACTGTTATAAATAAATTAAACTTAAGAAAAGCTATGATGGAAGCTATGGAAATAGAAGGTGATTATGTTAAAATAACATTCATCGCTCCGACAAGAGGATTACTTGGATACAGAAGTGAATTCATAAATGATACTCGCGGAGAAGGTTCTTTAGTTAGATCATTTGAAAGATACGAAGAACATAAAGGTGAAATGCCAGGAAGAACTAACGGAGTTTTAATAGCTCAAACTCCAGGTACAACTATGGCTTATGCTCTTAATGCTTTAAGTGAAAGGGCTCAAATGTTCGTTGACCCTGCTGTTGAAGTTTACGAAGGTATGATAATAGGTATGAACTCTAGAAAAGATGACATGACTGTTAACCCTTGTAAAAACAAAAAATTAACTAACGTTCGTGCTTCTGGTACTGATGATGCAGTAAAATTACAAGCTGCAAGAACATTTACTTTAGAAGAAGCTTTAGAATTTATAGATGATGATGAGTTAGTTGAAATAACTCCAGATGCTATAAGACTTAGAAAAAAATACTTAAATGAGCATGATAGATTAAGATACAATAAATCTAGACAAGGTAAATAG
- a CDS encoding DUF1450 domain-containing protein, whose translation MIRVCPYCSNIDVNKLKEIAGEENVKTGCIGACRAFSKEVAGKIDGELVIKQNEEDFFKLCKK comes from the coding sequence ATGATAAGAGTATGCCCATATTGTTCTAATATAGATGTAAATAAATTAAAGGAAATTGCAGGAGAAGAAAATGTAAAAACAGGATGTATAGGAGCCTGTAGAGCATTTTCTAAAGAAGTAGCTGGTAAAATAGATGGAGAGCTTGTAATAAAACAAAATGAAGAAGATTTCTTTAAACTATGTAAAAAATAA